DNA sequence from the Amycolatopsis sp. Hca4 genome:
TGATCCCGGACACGGCGACCACCAGTGGAGTAACGCCGAGCCGCCGCGCGAGCACGCCACCGCAGAACCCGACCAGCGTCGCGGCCACCGCGGACGAGCTGACGCCGTCCAGCTTGGCGAGCATGAGGGAGCCGTAGACGGCGGCGCCGATGCCACCCGCGGCCGCGGCGACCAGCATGGCGCGCATCTTGGAGTAGCTCGCGAGCGCGAAGCAGGCGGCGGCGCCGGCCCCGCCGAGCACGACGAGCGGCAGCTGCTGCGGCGTCGAACCGGGCACCTCGGGCAGCGGCGTGCGCGGCAGGCCGAGCATGACGGCGATCCGCAGCGCGAGCACGACCCCGGCGATCAGGCCGGCCGACATCAGCGCGGTCTCCATGGTCCGGCCGGCGGCGGTGACGTTGTAGCCGGTGATGGCGTCCTGCACGGCCGAGACGGTGGACAGCCCGGACAGCAGCACGGTGACCGCGGCCGCGACGACCAGTGTCGGCTTGTCGGTGGTCAGGACGTTGCTGCTGACGATGACCATGGCCGAGAGCGTGGCGACCAGGCCCCCGATCACCTGCTGGAAGAAGAACGGCAGCCCGTAGCGGTTCACCACCCGCCCGACCCGGTCGATGACCCCGCTGATGACGAAGGCGACGAGCGCGATGTCGAAGCCCCCGCCGAGCAGGATGGTGACGAAGGCGGCGACCCCGCCCCAGGAAAGCGTGGCGACCCAGCGCGGGTAGGGGTGCGGAGCGGAGGTGATCCGCTCCAGCTCGGTCTGCGCCTGCTCGGCCCCCATGTGCCCGCGGACGATCTTGCGGACGAGCTTTTCGGTCTCGGTCAGCCGCGTGTAGTCGAGGCTCCGGCTCCGCACGACCCGCAGCGCGGTGATCGGGGTGAGGTCGGTACCGCGGTGGCAGGTGACGGTGATCGAGGTGAAGATGACGTCGACCTCGCAGTGCGGCAGCCCGAGCGCGCCCGCGATGGCGAGAATGGTCGCGGTGACGTCCGACGCGCCTGCCCCACTGGCCATCTGCACCTCACCGATGCGCAGGGAGAGGTCGAGCACGAAGTTGACGGTGGCTTCATCGGGCAGCTGCGGCCCCATGGCCTCGCCGGCGTCGACGGCGGGGAACTCCCCGGTCGGAGCTTCGAGGACGTGCCAAGGCCTTCTTTTGAGGAGGTTCGGACGGTGGGCCCTCGGCCGTTGCGCGGGAGGTTCGAGGACTGGCCATCTGGTCGCCCGGCCCCCGTTGGTGCGCTCGTTGATCTTCATGATCCATCCACCTCCTCGCTCTGTCCCTCGGACCATCGACAGCCGCCTGCCGACCGTTGCAGTGGCGTCGACCACGTCGCTCCATAGTGGCTTGGAGCTGCTGATCTTGCCTCCTGAGCTGATCACTGCGAGCGGCTCGGTACACTGGTTGCGGCGTCTTGGCGCCAGGCCGGTATAGCTCAGCTGGTAGAGCATCTGTCTTGTAAACAGAAGGTCAGGGGTTCGAGCCCCCTTGCCGGCTCCGCAGGTCAGAGGCCATCCACCACGAAGTGGACGGCCTCTGGCGTCGCCGTGATAGCAGCGAAGTACGGCAATGGCTGATCATCCGGGCTCTCCCTCAAGCGCTTTAGCGTGCCGGAGAATGCGCATGATCACGCGCGGGTGTACGTCCAGGTCGACCAGTTGCGTGCCGCAGGACGGCGCCTGCCGGCGCTTCTCCAGGGCCGCGACGACGATGGATGGCTCGCCGCCCTTGAAGTCGAGCGCCCTCCAGGTGATGCCCAGGATGCTTTGGCAGTCTCGGTGCGAAGTCGTCGGAGGGTGATCCGGCGCCACTCCGCAGTGTCCGCAGACCATGCGGGTGCCGCTGTCGGGGTCGGCGATGGCGGCATCGATCGCCGACAGCGCGGTGTCCAGATCGGGCATGGCAGAGCTACCTCGGGTCGCGCGTGTGCGAGTGGAGCTGGCCGGGCATTTCTGCACTTACTCGGCAGGTTCCAGTGGTTCGCTGGGAACGGTCTCAATCAAGGCCATGGCGTTCCCCTTCGTCGTGCGGGTAGTCCTTGCCGCGTGGATGCGCGTGAAACAACAAGGCCCTGGTTGGCGCGGCGAGCATCCGGCGAAAGCTCGTTTTCAATGCGCCACTGTTGTAGTTCGATACACGACATGTATCCGACAAGCGGCATGGCCCAGACGGCGCCGGATGTTGATCACTGGTACACCTCAGGTACGTTCTTGACAATTGCTGGCATAGTGGTGGCGGCTATCATGGGCGTCGGCGCAATCGTCGCCACCTACCGCTCTGCCAACCCGCGTCGTCGGCTGCACTTATATCAGTCGGGTGTGGCGTCAATGGTTCACATTGCTAGCAAGACGCTCGGGATCAAAGTCCTGCAAGGCGATCAAGAATTGCAGAATCCGCATTTGGTGACGGTGAATGTCTCGAACCGTGGCCGACGCGACATCCCGCGATCGAGTTTTGACGGTCCGATCACGCTCGACGTCGGAGTTGAGATCGTAGGCCAACTTAACGCGTCGTCGTCTGGGACTTCGGGTGTTGAGCCGATGCCCGAGGTGGCAATCAGCGGCACTGCGCTGGTCATGCAGCCGTCTCTGATCAAGCGCAAGCAGACTCTTTCCTACAGTCTTCTGGTGGACGGAAAGCCGACATGGCAGCCGAAGTGTGCGATCGTTGACGTAGAGGTGGATACGGAGTCGTCAGGATTAGACGACATGCGCGGGAGTATCAATCGCATCGTTATCTTCCTTGGTCTACTTATAGCGCTTAGCGGGTTATTGTTGGCTGCCGCAAGCTGGCGTTACTACTGAGAAGAATTTATCCTGCGGGTTCGGGTGGTTCGCCGGAGAAGGTTTCGACGAGGGCGCTGGCGAGGACTTCGGCCATGGCCGGGGCCCTATCTAGTTGTCAAGCCGCGGTGGGGGCTGGTTCGGGGTGTCGGCAGCGGGGTGCCTGGTACTCCGCCGGCCCCCTGACCTGAACAAAGACCATCAAGGACGCGCCCGCCGACAGCTTGTAAACAGAAGGTCAGGGTGTTCGAGCCCCCTTGCCGGCTCCTCGAACACCCTCCCGCCGCCCCACCGCGTGACCGCTTCGTGTCCGAATTGCGCCTCCGCCACCCCTCCTCCCCGGTATATTCGCTGGCCACGGCCCTGCGCTCGCCGGGCCTTCCATGGGGGATGGAAACGATGAGCGGATTCGTCGCCGCGGCGCTGGGGTTCCCTGCCGTGCTCTTCAGCTTTCTTCTGGTCCTTGTCGTCGGGTACTGGGTGCTCGCCCTGGTCGGGGTCTTCGACCTCGAAGACGGGGAGATCGGGTTCTTCGGCGGGGTGCCCTTGTCCATCTCGCTGTCGCTGTTCGTGGCCTTCAGCTGGTTCCTCAGCCTCGCCGGCACCGTCCTCATCGACGGCGCACCGCTGCGGGTCCTGCTCGGGTTCGGTGTCCTGCTCGCCGCCCTCGTGGGTGGGGCGGTCGGGACGCGGCTGATCATCGTGCCCCTCCGGCGGGTCTTCGCCGGGGCCGAACCGACGCGGCAGGACTTCGTCGGGCGGGTCGCCGTCGTGCGGACTTCCAGCGTCAGCGAGGACTTCGGGCAGGCCGAAGCCACCGCCGCCGACGGGTCGTCGGCGATCGTCCAGATTCGACTGGCCGGCGGAGGCAACCTCGGCGTCGGCAGCCGCGTTGTCCTCTATGACTACGACTTCGCGGGTGAGTTCTTCTGGGTGAGCCCCTTGGAACTCGAAGCAGAAAAGGACTGAACTGGAATGGATGCCATCGGCCTGGGGGCCGGCGTGTTGATCGCCGTCGTGGTCCTGATCCTGCTCGTCGCCGTGTTCGTCGTGAGCCGGTTGTTCCGGAAAGTGCCGCAGGGCAAGGCACTCATCGTCTCGAAGGTGCGCAAGGTCGACGTCACCTTCACCGGTGCGGTCGTGCTGCCCGTGCTGCACAAGTCCGAGGTCATGGACATCTCGGTGAAGACGATCGACATCGAGCGGACCGGCCAGGAAGGCCTGATCTGCCGCGACAACATCCGCGCCGACATCCGGATCTCGTTCTTCGTCCGGGTCAACAAGACCGTCGAGGACGTCGTGAAGGTCGCGCAGGCGATCGGCACCGAACGCGCCAGTGACCAGGGCACCCTGCAGGAACTGTTCAACGCCAAGTTCTCCGAAGCCCTGAAAACCGTGGGCAAGCAGCTCGACTTCGTCGACCTCTACACCAAGCGCAACGAGTTCCGCGACCAGATCATCCGCGTCATCGGCACCGACCTCAACGGCTACAGCCTGGAGGACGCGGCGATCGACTACCTCGAGCAGACCCCGATGGCGTCGCTCGACGCCGCGAACATCCTGGACGCGCAGGGCATCCGCAAGATCACCGAGCTGACGGCGATCGAGCACGTGCGCACCAACGAATTCCGCCGCCACGAAGAAAAGGAGATCACCCGCCAGAACGTGGACGCGCGGGAAGCGATCCTCGAACTCCAGCGCCGCCAGGCCGACGCCGAAATCAAGCAGCGCCGCGAAATCGAGACCATGCGGGCGCGCGAAGAGGCGGAAATCGCCAAGGTGCAGGCCGAGGAGCGGCTCAAGTCGCAAGCCGCGCAGCTGCGCACCGACGAGCAGCTCGGCATCCAGCAGCAGAACCAGCAGCGCGAGATCGAGGTCGCAGGCAAGAACCGCGAACGCGTCATCGCCATCGAGTCCGAGCGGATCGAAAAGGACCGCCTGCTCGAGGTGATCGGCCGCGAGCGGGAGACCGAGCTGTCCCGGATCGCCAAGGACAAGGAACTCGAAACCGAAAAGCGGTCGATCGCCGAGGTGGTCCGGGAGCGGATCGCCGTCGAGAAGACCGTCGCCGAGCAGGAAGAGAACATCAAGAAGCTGCGCGTGGTCGAGGAGGCCCAGCGCACCCGCGAGGCGGTCGTCATCCGCGCCGAGGCCGAAGCGCAGGAGAACCTGGTCAAGGGGATCAAGGCCGCCGAGGCCGCGGAGCAGGCCGCCAAGTTCAAGGCCCGCGAGGAGCTGACCCTCGCCGAGGCGCGCCAGCAGGCCGCCGAGCTGGAGACGCGGGCGAAGATCCGGCTCGCCGAAGGTATCCAG
Encoded proteins:
- a CDS encoding threonine/serine exporter ThrE family protein; the encoded protein is MKINERTNGGRATRWPVLEPPAQRPRAHRPNLLKRRPWHVLEAPTGEFPAVDAGEAMGPQLPDEATVNFVLDLSLRIGEVQMASGAGASDVTATILAIAGALGLPHCEVDVIFTSITVTCHRGTDLTPITALRVVRSRSLDYTRLTETEKLVRKIVRGHMGAEQAQTELERITSAPHPYPRWVATLSWGGVAAFVTILLGGGFDIALVAFVISGVIDRVGRVVNRYGLPFFFQQVIGGLVATLSAMVIVSSNVLTTDKPTLVVAAAVTVLLSGLSTVSAVQDAITGYNVTAAGRTMETALMSAGLIAGVVLALRIAVMLGLPRTPLPEVPGSTPQQLPLVVLGGAGAAACFALASYSKMRAMLVAAAAGGIGAAVYGSLMLAKLDGVSSSAVAATLVGFCGGVLARRLGVTPLVVAVSGITPLLPGLSTYRGLYQIGVEPSGNISTLMTAVAIGLALAAGVVLGEWLAQPVRTGLGRLERRFAGPRMAGPLEPTERSLE
- a CDS encoding flotillin family protein — translated: MDAIGLGAGVLIAVVVLILLVAVFVVSRLFRKVPQGKALIVSKVRKVDVTFTGAVVLPVLHKSEVMDISVKTIDIERTGQEGLICRDNIRADIRISFFVRVNKTVEDVVKVAQAIGTERASDQGTLQELFNAKFSEALKTVGKQLDFVDLYTKRNEFRDQIIRVIGTDLNGYSLEDAAIDYLEQTPMASLDAANILDAQGIRKITELTAIEHVRTNEFRRHEEKEITRQNVDAREAILELQRRQADAEIKQRREIETMRAREEAEIAKVQAEERLKSQAAQLRTDEQLGIQQQNQQREIEVAGKNRERVIAIESERIEKDRLLEVIGRERETELSRIAKDKELETEKRSIAEVVRERIAVEKTVAEQEENIKKLRVVEEAQRTREAVVIRAEAEAQENLVKGIKAAEAAEQAAKFKAREELTLAEARQQAAELETRAKIRLAEGIQAEEAAAGLAAAQVRERDAVALEKVGRAEAIVEREKAVVVAEALRDKLKGEAEGLTEKAAALAALDNASREHEEYRLRLDAEKEIRLAALDVQRDVAEAQAVVLSAGLEKADIDIVGGETTFFDRIVGSIGLGKSVDGFVQHSDVVGALARPYVDGSASFTDDLAKLIGAVSTEDVKNLTLSAFLAKQLQAGGPDSDKLRELMTTAQRLGLAETSVATVVAAKQ